A section of the Clostridium sp. TW13 genome encodes:
- the radC gene encoding RadC family protein yields MLMEKFTIKDIPQNERPRERLYKYGAEVLTDDELLAIILRCGTSKENVLFLSKRIVSYFKTLDNLLNASKKELMDINGIKEAKAAQILAICELVKRVNLQSEKQTKISSPSDAASLVMNKMMHLKQEILKVLLLNKKNIIIGERDVFKGSLDSSIVHPREIFNLAIKNSAASIIICHNHPSGDSTPSKEDVNITLRIKECGNIIGIELLDHLIVGNNNYVSLKEKGII; encoded by the coding sequence ATGTTAATGGAGAAATTTACAATAAAGGATATTCCCCAAAATGAAAGACCAAGAGAAAGACTTTATAAATATGGAGCAGAGGTTTTAACAGATGATGAACTATTAGCAATAATTTTAAGGTGTGGAACATCCAAAGAAAATGTCTTATTTTTAAGCAAAAGGATAGTATCATATTTTAAAACCTTAGATAACTTATTAAATGCTTCAAAAAAAGAGCTTATGGATATTAATGGTATCAAGGAAGCCAAGGCAGCACAAATTTTGGCGATATGCGAATTAGTCAAAAGAGTAAATTTACAGAGTGAAAAACAAACAAAGATATCATCGCCAAGTGATGCAGCTTCTTTAGTTATGAATAAAATGATGCATTTAAAACAGGAAATATTAAAAGTATTGCTGTTAAATAAAAAGAATATAATTATAGGAGAAAGAGATGTTTTTAAGGGAAGCTTAGATAGTTCTATTGTTCATCCTCGCGAGATTTTTAATTTAGCCATTAAAAATTCAGCAGCTTCAATAATTATATGTCACAATCATCCATCAGGAGATTCTACTCCTAGTAAAGAAGATGTAAATATAACATTAAGAATCAAAGAATGTGGTAACATAATTGGGATAGAGCTATTAGATCATTTGATAGTTGGAAATAACAATTATGTTAGTTTAAAAGAAAAAGGAATTATATAG
- the mreC gene encoding rod shape-determining protein MreC: MKFFKNKLAVTIIVLSVTFLGVIVYSVKSDKLSVFSSATGTALNPVQKLFFSINDKIKNEVQYLFNFSNIRKENDDLKKRNVELENQLIEYDSLKKQNDDFRKVLNFADQNKAYNYVGTSIIGVSGGSFTNGYFIDKGTDQGLTKDMVVISELGLVGKITEVHNNWSKIETLINENIAVVGKDVTTNESGIVQGFVDSKNNNLAKIEQLPINSTIKAGDVITTSGLGKAYPSDIRIGQVTSVEEDKVKVMKTATIKPYVDFNKLQSLFVLIPKEKRNITDDGVKY; encoded by the coding sequence ATGAAGTTTTTCAAAAATAAACTGGCAGTAACTATTATAGTACTGTCAGTTACATTTTTAGGCGTAATTGTTTATAGTGTGAAGAGTGATAAGTTAAGTGTTTTTTCAAGCGCTACAGGTACTGCGTTAAACCCTGTTCAAAAGTTATTTTTTTCAATCAACGATAAAATAAAAAATGAAGTTCAATATTTATTTAATTTTTCTAATATTAGAAAAGAAAATGATGATTTAAAGAAAAGAAATGTAGAATTAGAGAATCAATTAATAGAATATGATTCTTTAAAAAAGCAAAATGATGATTTTAGAAAAGTTCTGAATTTTGCTGATCAAAATAAAGCTTATAATTATGTTGGAACCAGCATAATTGGTGTAAGTGGAGGAAGCTTTACTAATGGATATTTTATAGATAAGGGGACTGACCAAGGGCTAACAAAGGACATGGTTGTGATTTCTGAATTAGGTTTAGTAGGAAAGATAACTGAGGTTCATAATAATTGGTCCAAAATAGAAACTCTAATCAATGAAAATATAGCGGTTGTAGGTAAAGATGTTACTACAAATGAAAGTGGTATTGTGCAAGGATTTGTAGATAGTAAAAATAATAATTTAGCAAAAATAGAGCAGCTACCTATAAATTCTACAATTAAGGCTGGAGATGTAATCACAACATCAGGCTTAGGAAAAGCTTATCCATCTGATATTAGAATAGGTCAAGTTACTTCAGTAGAAGAAGACAAAGTAAAAGTTATGAAGACAGCTACAATCAAACCATACGTAGATTTTAATAAACTTCAAAGTTTATTTGTGCTTATTCCTAAAGAAAAGAGGAATATAACTGACGATGGTGTGAAATATTAG
- a CDS encoding peptidoglycan D,D-transpeptidase FtsI family protein yields the protein MKKKKNKIDTRYKLLVLFMIMIIGIIIMRLLYIQVYKYDEYKDRANIQSRRFISEKAPRGKIYDSSGSLLATNKQTYNISFDETTEAKKTIFKTLNNVMKLLDENGEKQDDKFGIKINEKGEFYFDFYTSDKSVSSAKEIRFKKDRGFYETVKKQLYGKTDIELNEVQEAAINEKLLSISAKDCFYKLLKDYEFYKMYVTDSDKLKEYASKPESEIANELLSKNSVNDLRKVMIVLDAIKMQSFSGFKSVTIASNVKRDTAFIFNQKISSLPGINVKIEPMRVYPNNELASGVLGYLSSIDSTKSSRYEEKGYDISSDLIGVSGIEGAFESVLRGSTGGSIVKVNSQGRKAEELFTLEPGPGNNVHLTIDKNLQYSAETMLRHQLEYLQKGYSESGIDTRNATRAAVVATEVKTGRILAMVSYPGYDANLFSNPKGITTELSNKYFSPNLDEFGNQYINNRGLGISLDELFPKNSSGVREDKYDVVPKPFYNYATQGLIPPGSTFKPMTSVAALEQGVVGLNETMVDRTEFNTHPETFGSSFAPKDNAYHGVVNIRKALAVSCNYFYYESAYRMYMKNGANTKALNTIAEYAWKAGLGVNPNSDAVASTGIEIPEKFGKTYSFEDFRAQNTLYAKFDLVDFLGKGNYNNTYYFAPLDIAYNGSDSEKVKNIKKDIKSVIEEKLKTVGDKSITDGLEQLKTKIKSLVSELEQNSDVYKKNISDFNSRSSHKNSPDLVANAVEAYLYSKNTSIKTPAEIINAAIGQGINNFTPLQLSMYISTIVNGGTRYKAHLVDKITDYQGKVIDEFKPEVLDRIQMKQTTLDAIKDGMEMANTADMGTASSVFKTFPISSGGKTGTATFREDEKKYGREAYGVYVSFAPKDDPQVAVTVVIYDGAHGYLGSPVARAIYETYFRDKLKKENPNYKPVYMDTQEYYDFTLNPPLEAQKDKIP from the coding sequence ATGAAAAAGAAGAAAAATAAGATTGATACAAGATATAAATTATTAGTTTTATTTATGATAATGATTATTGGAATTATCATAATGAGGTTATTATATATTCAAGTTTATAAGTATGATGAGTATAAAGACAGGGCTAATATTCAATCTAGAAGATTTATATCTGAAAAGGCTCCTAGGGGCAAAATTTATGATTCTTCAGGCTCTTTGTTAGCAACAAATAAACAAACCTATAATATAAGTTTTGATGAAACTACAGAGGCAAAAAAAACTATTTTTAAAACATTAAATAATGTTATGAAACTTTTAGATGAAAATGGTGAAAAACAAGATGATAAGTTTGGGATAAAAATCAATGAAAAAGGAGAATTTTACTTTGATTTTTATACATCAGATAAGTCTGTAAGCTCTGCAAAAGAAATTAGATTTAAAAAAGACAGAGGGTTTTATGAAACTGTGAAGAAACAACTTTATGGAAAAACTGATATAGAACTTAATGAAGTTCAAGAAGCAGCAATAAATGAAAAGCTGCTATCCATATCAGCAAAAGATTGTTTTTATAAGTTACTTAAGGATTATGAATTCTATAAGATGTATGTAACAGATTCAGATAAACTAAAGGAATATGCATCAAAGCCTGAGAGTGAAATTGCTAATGAATTATTATCAAAGAATTCAGTAAATGATTTGCGAAAGGTTATGATAGTTTTAGATGCTATTAAGATGCAAAGTTTTTCAGGTTTTAAGTCAGTAACCATAGCATCTAATGTAAAAAGAGATACTGCATTTATATTTAATCAAAAGATAAGTAGTCTGCCAGGGATAAATGTGAAAATAGAGCCAATGAGAGTTTATCCAAATAATGAGTTGGCTTCAGGTGTTCTTGGATATCTTTCCTCAATAGATTCAACTAAAAGTAGCAGATATGAGGAAAAGGGATATGATATATCCTCTGACTTAATTGGTGTGTCAGGAATAGAAGGGGCTTTTGAAAGTGTATTAAGAGGCAGCACTGGTGGATCTATAGTAAAGGTGAATTCTCAAGGAAGAAAAGCTGAAGAATTATTTACTTTGGAACCGGGACCAGGTAACAATGTACATCTTACTATAGATAAGAATCTTCAATATTCAGCAGAAACAATGCTTAGGCATCAATTGGAATATTTACAAAAGGGTTATAGTGAGTCTGGTATAGATACTAGAAATGCTACAAGAGCAGCAGTAGTTGCTACAGAAGTTAAAACTGGAAGAATTCTTGCCATGGTTAGTTATCCTGGTTATGATGCTAATCTTTTCTCAAATCCAAAGGGGATAACTACAGAATTATCAAATAAATATTTTTCACCAAACCTTGATGAGTTTGGAAATCAGTATATAAATAATCGTGGATTAGGTATAAGTTTAGATGAACTTTTCCCTAAGAATAGCAGTGGAGTTAGAGAGGATAAATATGATGTAGTGCCTAAGCCTTTTTATAATTATGCTACTCAAGGGTTGATTCCACCAGGATCTACTTTTAAACCTATGACTTCAGTAGCTGCACTTGAGCAGGGAGTTGTTGGACTAAATGAGACTATGGTAGATAGAACTGAGTTTAATACTCACCCAGAGACTTTCGGAAGTTCTTTTGCACCTAAGGATAATGCTTATCATGGAGTGGTAAATATAAGAAAAGCCTTAGCTGTATCTTGTAACTACTTTTACTATGAAAGTGCTTATAGGATGTATATGAAGAATGGTGCTAATACGAAAGCATTGAATACCATAGCAGAATATGCTTGGAAGGCTGGGCTTGGAGTTAATCCTAATAGTGATGCTGTAGCAAGCACTGGAATTGAGATACCAGAGAAGTTTGGAAAAACTTATAGTTTTGAAGATTTTAGAGCTCAGAATACCTTATATGCAAAATTCGATTTGGTAGACTTTTTAGGTAAAGGAAACTACAATAATACATATTATTTTGCTCCTTTAGATATAGCCTACAATGGTTCTGATTCAGAGAAAGTGAAAAATATTAAGAAAGACATAAAATCTGTAATAGAGGAAAAATTAAAAACTGTTGGAGATAAGAGTATAACTGATGGATTAGAACAATTAAAAACTAAAATTAAGAGTCTTGTTTCTGAATTAGAACAAAATTCTGATGTCTACAAGAAGAATATTTCAGATTTTAATTCAAGAAGCAGTCATAAAAATTCTCCTGATTTAGTTGCCAATGCTGTAGAAGCTTATTTATACAGTAAAAATACTTCTATAAAGACACCAGCAGAAATAATAAATGCTGCTATAGGTCAAGGTATAAACAATTTTACTCCATTACAACTTTCTATGTATATTTCTACAATAGTAAATGGAGGTACCAGGTATAAAGCTCACTTAGTAGATAAAATTACTGATTATCAAGGAAAAGTAATTGATGAATTTAAGCCTGAAGTGTTAGATAGAATACAAATGAAGCAAACAACTTTAGATGCAATAAAAGATGGTATGGAAATGGCAAATACAGCTGATATGGGAACAGCATCTTCTGTATTTAAGACTTTTCCAATATCCTCTGGAGGAAAAACAGGTACAGCTACATTTAGAGAAGATGAGAAAAAGTATGGAAGAGAAGCTTATGGTGTGTATGTATCTTTTGCACCAAAGGATGATCCCCAGGTAGCAGTGACAGTAGTTATATATGATGGTGCTCATGGATATCTTGGTTCACCAGTAGCCAGAGCAATCTATGAAACATACTTTAGAGATAAATTAAAGAAAGAAAACCCAAATTATAAACCAGTATACATGGATACTCAAGAATATTATGATTTTACTCTAAATCCTCCATTAGAGGCTCAGAAAGATAAAATCCCATAA
- a CDS encoding aminoacyl-histidine dipeptidase, whose amino-acid sequence MRVLEKLEPQKVFKYFEEMSMIPRGSGNEKEISDYLVKFAKDRNLEVVQDSALNVIITKPASKGYENVPGVILQGHMDMVCEKNKDTQHDFEKDPLKLRIDGDYVYATDTTLGADNGIAVAYALAILDDDSIEHPMLQVLVTTDEETGMGGAMNLDPTVIKGKYLLNLDSEEEGKFLVSCAGGLRTKVNLGINFTDAARKLVKIDLKGLQGGHSGMEIIKQRGNSNKLIGRILNEIDNAVDFNLVSLNGGSKNNAIPREAEAIIAVEEAAINQVKEIVSKAETEFKNELKGIDDNLIVEVVDLEENSTKVMDKDTTKKAIALLTLIPDGVDTMSMDIKDLVQSSTNIGIVKTKENDIEFDSATRSSVGSLKFAIVDRITKLAELVGAEISTSGDYPEWQYDKDSKLRILCEKVHKELTGKDAEIVALHAGLECGLFKEKLHDVDMISFGPNLYDVHTPNEHMSISSVQNVWKLLLEILKNIKA is encoded by the coding sequence ATGAGAGTTTTAGAAAAATTAGAACCACAAAAAGTTTTTAAATATTTTGAAGAGATGTCCATGATACCTAGAGGATCAGGAAACGAAAAAGAAATCAGTGATTATTTAGTTAAGTTTGCAAAGGATAGAAATCTAGAAGTAGTTCAAGATTCAGCCTTAAATGTTATTATCACAAAGCCAGCTTCAAAGGGATATGAGAATGTACCAGGAGTAATACTTCAAGGACATATGGATATGGTTTGTGAAAAAAATAAGGATACACAACATGATTTTGAAAAAGACCCACTAAAGCTTAGAATTGATGGAGATTATGTTTACGCTACTGATACAACTTTAGGAGCAGACAATGGAATTGCTGTTGCTTATGCTTTAGCTATTTTAGATGATGATTCAATCGAACATCCTATGCTACAAGTATTAGTTACAACTGATGAAGAAACAGGCATGGGCGGAGCTATGAATTTAGATCCAACTGTTATAAAAGGAAAATATCTATTGAATTTAGATTCAGAAGAAGAAGGAAAATTCCTTGTTTCTTGTGCAGGAGGGTTAAGAACTAAAGTCAATTTAGGAATAAACTTTACAGATGCAGCTAGAAAGCTTGTGAAGATAGACCTTAAGGGATTACAAGGTGGCCACTCTGGAATGGAAATCATAAAGCAAAGAGGCAACTCAAATAAACTGATAGGTAGAATTTTAAATGAAATAGATAACGCTGTGGATTTTAATCTTGTTTCTTTAAATGGAGGCTCAAAAAATAATGCAATCCCAAGAGAAGCAGAAGCAATAATTGCTGTAGAGGAAGCGGCTATAAACCAAGTTAAAGAGATAGTAAGCAAAGCGGAAACTGAGTTTAAAAACGAACTAAAGGGTATAGATGATAATCTAATTGTAGAAGTTGTTGATTTAGAAGAAAATTCAACAAAGGTTATGGATAAGGACACTACAAAGAAGGCAATAGCATTATTAACCTTAATACCTGATGGTGTGGATACTATGAGCATGGATATAAAGGACTTGGTTCAAAGTTCAACTAATATAGGTATAGTAAAGACAAAGGAAAATGATATTGAGTTTGATAGTGCTACAAGAAGTTCTGTTGGAAGCTTAAAATTTGCTATAGTAGATAGAATAACTAAGTTAGCAGAATTAGTTGGTGCTGAGATATCAACTTCAGGAGATTATCCAGAATGGCAATATGACAAAGATTCAAAGCTTAGAATCTTATGTGAAAAGGTTCATAAAGAATTGACTGGAAAGGATGCTGAAATAGTAGCTTTACATGCAGGTTTAGAGTGTGGTCTATTTAAAGAAAAGTTACATGATGTGGATATGATTTCTTTTGGTCCTAACCTTTATGATGTTCATACTCCAAATGAGCATATGAGTATAAGTTCAGTACAAAATGTATGGAAGCTTTTGTTAGAGATTTTAAAGAACATCAAAGCATAA
- a CDS encoding penicillin-binding transpeptidase domain-containing protein, protein MDNMDKDEKYTKRYSVLLLIMVVIFIVIISRMIYLQVYRYEDYKTRANVASREVITEKAPRGKIYDSTGNTLATNMEAYNVTFSQNEKNTDSFFTIMDNTFKILDENNEKQKDDLKLKYSKDKGFYFLFNTDDNTVKKAMEITFKNDRGIADFIKGKTYKNISDEDYNEEKQQKVKEESLKITPEQTFNFMLWKYSMYSILNLSKDEKNALNKQINAANVQDAFKIIGDLAKRIESKCSIEKLRRYVIVKDAIQMQYFTSTSPINLAENISKNTAFIFYQKMSDMPGIDVSLEPVRYYPYHNLASSVLGYISSIDSSKKDRYEEKGYSISSDKIGVTGIEAAFENYLRGKNGGKIVKVDSKGRATDELSQLASTPGYNVHLTINRDLQAVAERALKENMQRMQVDPANQGQAKNATRAAVVVQEVNTGRILALANAPDYDPNTFSVPGLLTDEKMKEYFAPDYEAFAKAYILRNGLNKTVDDLFPKQKDGTRLDKYEIYPKPFYNYATMGTLPPGSTFKALTSLAGLESGVITPDTKILDKGKFNDYPEISGKNKSYAPECEVYTESNGLRTHGLIDVRDALMVSCNYFYYETAYRLWKNAGEGTKNLDVLAKYAWKVGLGYDVTSNEKPGTGIEIQEKFGNVYSLENFKDTVCLYGKLELVDAMRQGHYGSYKFIPLEIGSNDTDKEELKNAKNKLKDMIIARIHDEGTDKNVLGYDAFVKALKQPLMDIINLSPAYKQSVEKAGSTVSRQVDIISIALGQFAVFDKAKAATAPAELINSSIGQGADEFTPLQLAGYIATVMNGGTRYKAHLVDKITDVNGNVINEFKPEIISKMNINKANLDAIKAGMVKVNQQGEGETGGGTSAQWWVGFPISTGGKTGTASYTSNSNDQKAVGRGPYGVYVSFAPVDNPKIAVCVVTYDGYQGNQSAPVARAIYENYFKDDLKKMNYTPTYPYAFDPQLKDMKDTTDTKQK, encoded by the coding sequence ATGGATAATATGGACAAGGATGAAAAGTATACGAAAAGGTACTCCGTTCTATTGCTTATTATGGTTGTGATTTTTATTGTTATAATTTCAAGAATGATTTATCTGCAAGTCTATAGATATGAAGATTATAAAACAAGAGCAAATGTAGCTAGTAGAGAAGTTATAACCGAAAAAGCACCTAGAGGAAAGATTTATGATTCAACAGGAAATACGTTAGCTACCAACATGGAAGCATATAATGTTACTTTTTCACAAAATGAAAAGAATACTGATAGTTTCTTTACGATAATGGATAATACGTTCAAGATACTAGATGAGAATAATGAAAAGCAAAAAGATGATTTGAAATTAAAGTATTCAAAGGATAAGGGGTTCTATTTTCTTTTTAATACGGATGATAATACAGTAAAAAAGGCTATGGAAATTACCTTCAAAAATGATAGGGGTATAGCTGATTTTATAAAGGGTAAAACTTATAAAAACATTAGTGATGAAGATTATAATGAAGAAAAGCAACAAAAGGTAAAGGAAGAAAGTCTTAAGATTACACCAGAGCAAACTTTCAATTTCATGCTTTGGAAGTATTCGATGTATAGTATATTAAATTTATCTAAGGATGAAAAAAATGCATTGAACAAACAAATAAATGCAGCTAATGTGCAAGATGCTTTTAAAATAATAGGAGATTTAGCTAAAAGAATAGAAAGCAAATGTAGCATAGAGAAATTAAGAAGATATGTTATTGTAAAGGATGCTATACAAATGCAATATTTTACAAGTACAAGCCCTATAAATTTGGCTGAAAATATAAGTAAAAATACAGCGTTTATTTTTTATCAAAAGATGTCTGACATGCCAGGAATAGATGTTTCGTTGGAACCAGTTAGATATTATCCTTACCATAATTTAGCGTCTTCAGTTTTAGGATATATTTCTTCAATAGATTCTTCTAAAAAAGATAGATATGAAGAAAAAGGTTATTCTATAAGCAGTGATAAGATTGGAGTTACAGGAATTGAAGCAGCATTTGAAAACTATCTAAGGGGGAAGAACGGCGGTAAAATTGTAAAAGTTGACTCAAAGGGTAGAGCAACAGATGAGCTATCACAATTGGCATCAACCCCTGGATATAATGTTCATTTAACTATAAACAGGGATTTACAAGCTGTGGCTGAAAGGGCATTAAAAGAAAATATGCAAAGAATGCAGGTTGATCCTGCTAATCAGGGACAGGCTAAAAATGCAACAAGAGCAGCTGTTGTGGTTCAAGAGGTTAATACTGGAAGAATACTAGCATTAGCTAATGCTCCTGATTATGATCCTAACACTTTTTCAGTACCAGGACTTCTTACAGATGAGAAGATGAAGGAGTATTTTGCTCCTGATTATGAAGCTTTTGCAAAAGCGTATATTCTTAGAAATGGTCTTAATAAGACTGTGGATGATTTATTCCCAAAACAAAAGGATGGAACAAGACTAGATAAGTATGAAATATATCCAAAACCATTTTATAATTATGCAACCATGGGAACCTTGCCACCAGGATCAACCTTTAAGGCCTTGACCTCTTTAGCAGGACTTGAAAGTGGAGTAATAACTCCAGACACTAAGATATTAGATAAAGGTAAATTTAATGATTATCCTGAAATATCAGGAAAAAATAAGAGCTATGCACCAGAATGTGAAGTATATACTGAAAGTAATGGACTTCGAACTCATGGTCTTATAGATGTAAGGGATGCCTTGATGGTTTCGTGTAACTATTTCTACTATGAAACTGCGTATAGATTATGGAAGAATGCAGGCGAAGGCACTAAAAACTTAGATGTTTTAGCTAAGTATGCTTGGAAGGTGGGCTTAGGCTATGATGTTACAAGCAATGAAAAACCAGGAACAGGTATAGAGATACAAGAAAAGTTCGGTAATGTATATAGTTTAGAGAATTTTAAGGATACTGTATGTTTATATGGAAAGCTAGAATTAGTAGATGCCATGAGACAAGGACATTATGGTTCCTATAAATTCATACCATTAGAAATAGGAAGTAACGATACAGACAAAGAAGAATTAAAAAATGCAAAGAATAAATTAAAAGATATGATTATTGCTAGAATTCATGATGAAGGAACAGATAAAAATGTTTTAGGTTATGATGCTTTTGTAAAAGCTCTTAAGCAGCCATTAATGGATATAATTAATCTATCACCAGCTTACAAGCAAAGTGTTGAAAAAGCAGGTTCTACAGTTTCAAGACAGGTTGATATAATTTCAATTGCTTTAGGTCAGTTTGCAGTATTTGACAAGGCCAAGGCTGCAACAGCACCAGCAGAACTTATTAACTCATCAATTGGACAAGGTGCTGATGAATTTACACCACTTCAACTAGCTGGATATATCGCTACAGTTATGAATGGTGGAACAAGATATAAGGCTCATCTAGTTGATAAGATAACAGATGTTAATGGCAATGTAATAAATGAGTTTAAACCAGAAATAATAAGCAAAATGAATATAAACAAGGCTAATCTTGATGCAATAAAAGCAGGTATGGTGAAGGTTAATCAGCAAGGTGAAGGAGAAACTGGTGGTGGTACTTCTGCACAATGGTGGGTTGGATTTCCAATATCTACAGGTGGTAAGACTGGTACAGCTTCTTATACAAGTAACTCTAATGATCAAAAAGCTGTAGGAAGAGGACCTTATGGGGTTTATGTATCCTTTGCACCAGTTGATAATCCTAAGATAGCCGTATGCGTAGTAACTTATGATGGATATCAAGGTAACCAATCTGCACCAGTTGCTAGAGCAATTTATGAAAATTATTTTAAGGATGATTTGAAAAAAATGAATTACACTCCTACCTATCCATATGCTTTTGATCCACAGTTAAAAGATATGAAGGATACAACAGATACTAAACAAAAATAG
- the mreD gene encoding rod shape-determining protein MreD, with translation MKKLILALICVVLLIIDNSIMPFIAISGYYPSLLFCFVITFSIVNGKWDAVYLGVVSGLLQDVYFMNAFGINSLTNLLLCYIAAVIGEGIFKNKRLIPILISFAATIVKYVAIFVIFYFLKVRFDFDKMVIIMAIYNLIFTFLIYNKIYKLSNNNIMKEQWDFRKK, from the coding sequence ATGAAGAAGCTTATACTCGCGCTAATTTGTGTAGTACTGTTAATAATAGATAATTCTATAATGCCGTTTATTGCTATAAGCGGTTATTATCCTAGTTTGTTATTTTGTTTTGTTATAACATTTTCTATTGTAAATGGGAAATGGGATGCAGTTTATTTAGGTGTTGTAAGTGGATTATTACAAGATGTCTATTTTATGAATGCCTTTGGAATTAACTCATTAACAAATTTACTGTTATGCTATATTGCAGCAGTAATAGGAGAAGGAATATTTAAAAACAAAAGATTAATACCAATATTAATTTCATTCGCTGCTACTATAGTAAAGTATGTAGCAATATTTGTGATATTTTATTTCCTTAAAGTTAGATTTGATTTTGATAAGATGGTGATTATTATGGCTATATATAACCTTATTTTTACATTCTTAATCTATAATAAAATCTACAAATTATCTAATAATAATATTATGAAGGAGCAATGGGATTTTAGGAAAAAATAG
- a CDS encoding Maf-like protein codes for MNVVLASASIRRQELLERLYKEFTIIVSDFDESSVVYKGIPEEYVKELSKGKAMAVCKNINEPSIIIAADTIVVYNNDVLLKPKDEKDAYEMLKKLSGNLHYVYSGITVVNTYNNKIISESVETQVKFSDLNDAEINEYIKTGEPMDKSGAYGIQGYGGVFVEKINGCYYNVVGLPLNKLKEIIKRIS; via the coding sequence TTGAACGTAGTATTAGCTTCAGCTTCTATAAGAAGGCAAGAACTTTTAGAGAGACTTTATAAGGAATTCACAATAATTGTTTCAGATTTTGATGAATCAAGTGTTGTATATAAGGGTATTCCAGAAGAATATGTAAAAGAATTATCTAAAGGTAAGGCAATGGCTGTATGCAAAAACATAAATGAGCCATCTATTATAATTGCGGCAGATACTATAGTGGTCTATAATAATGATGTCTTATTAAAACCAAAGGATGAAAAAGATGCATACGAAATGCTGAAAAAGCTTAGTGGAAATCTTCACTATGTATATTCAGGTATAACAGTAGTCAATACTTATAATAATAAGATTATAAGTGAATCAGTGGAAACACAAGTAAAATTTTCAGATTTAAATGATGCAGAGATAAATGAATACATAAAAACTGGAGAACCTATGGATAAATCAGGGGCTTATGGTATTCAAGGTTATGGCGGAGTGTTTGTTGAAAAAATAAACGGATGCTATTATAATGTGGTAGGACTACCACTTAATAAGCTTAAAGAAATCATTAAAAGAATTTCTTAG
- a CDS encoding rod shape-determining protein — MGLFGTKDMGIDLGTANTLVYVKGKGIVLREPSVVAINNMTKKPLAVGAEAKQMIGRTPGNIVAIRPMKDGVIADFDVTQTMLKQFIEKITSKSAFASPRIIVCFPSGVTEVERRAIDEATKQAGAKEVVLMEEPMAAAIGAGLPVDEPTGSMIVDIGGGTTEVAVISLGGIVTSKSLRVAGDELDQSIISYIKKEYNLMIGERTSEQIKMQIGSAFATEDEEDLIMSIKGRDLITGLPKTIDVTETQIRNALREPVASIIEAIKTTLEKTPPELAADIMDKGIMLAGGGALLRGLDTLINHETHMPVHIAESPLDCVALGAGKALDKFDIISKQQRG, encoded by the coding sequence ATGGGCTTATTTGGAACCAAAGATATGGGTATAGACTTAGGAACAGCTAACACACTAGTATATGTAAAAGGTAAAGGTATTGTTTTAAGAGAACCTTCAGTTGTTGCTATTAATAATATGACAAAGAAACCATTAGCAGTAGGAGCAGAAGCTAAGCAAATGATTGGTAGAACACCAGGAAACATAGTAGCTATAAGACCTATGAAAGATGGAGTTATCGCAGACTTCGATGTAACTCAAACTATGTTAAAGCAATTTATAGAAAAGATAACAAGTAAGAGTGCTTTTGCAAGTCCAAGAATTATAGTATGCTTCCCATCAGGGGTTACAGAGGTTGAAAGAAGAGCTATTGATGAAGCAACTAAGCAAGCAGGTGCTAAAGAAGTTGTTTTAATGGAAGAGCCAATGGCAGCTGCTATTGGAGCAGGACTTCCAGTAGATGAGCCAACAGGAAGCATGATAGTTGATATTGGTGGAGGTACGACAGAAGTTGCTGTTATATCTTTAGGTGGTATAGTAACAAGCAAGTCATTAAGAGTTGCTGGTGATGAACTAGATCAATCAATTATCAGTTATATTAAGAAAGAATATAACCTAATGATAGGTGAAAGAACATCAGAACAAATAAAGATGCAAATTGGATCAGCATTTGCTACAGAAGATGAAGAAGATTTAATTATGTCTATAAAGGGAAGAGACCTTATAACAGGACTACCAAAAACAATAGATGTTACAGAAACACAAATCAGAAATGCGTTGAGAGAACCTGTAGCTTCTATAATTGAAGCAATTAAGACAACACTTGAAAAAACACCTCCAGAACTAGCAGCAGATATAATGGACAAAGGAATTATGCTTGCTGGTGGTGGAGCATTACTTAGAGGTTTAGATACATTAATTAATCATGAAACACATATGCCTGTACACATTGCAGAATCACCTCTTGACTGTGTAGCTTTAGGAGCTGGAAAAGCTTTAGATAAGTTCGACATAATAAGCAAGCAACAAAGAGGCTAG